The window GCAGCATGTTGGAATCTGATGCACCGTCCAGCAAGCCTGATACCAGCTTCAGAATCAGCTGCTTACGCTCTGTACTCAACTCCTGAGGGCAACAAGCAGACAGTTATAACAAAGCATGCATGTGAACACATTCACTTCAGCCATTTAGAAAGAAATaatgttcatgttttttttctattttaaaCGTGTCCCATTTTCAAGCTTTATTTGCAGGTTATTTTCTATAAATAAAACTTGAAAATGAAATTGTATTAAACATGAACAACATTTTATGTTGAATTTAAATGTTTGGTATGTTAACCAAGAATCACAAGTAAGGTACGTTATCACCAATGTCAAACAAATTGatttaaattaaatttaaaAACATAATTTAAGAAATCCAAATAactaacaaacacaaaaaaagatttttaaTTTTCTAATACAATATTTAGTAAAACTCTGAAACGAAAAAACAACACTAAAATCCTCACATCAAGTTTGAGGAGTTTTCCCCTACAGTGATGAATAAAGTCAGactagtgtttgtgtttgtgttgtactCACCCGGTTCGCCTGGATggggctcctctcctctacaGGAAGCACGGCGGCTGCTCTCGCACTGTACAGGACCCCCATGAGAGCTACTAAAACGACCAGGAGCTGCATGCTGAGAGGAAGCAGGATACGGACTGCACTCACGCACTGGAgcaggagacggagagagagacaggaggagcgtTCAGAGTTCCTTTGAGGAGTGGAGAGTGGAGTAGAGTGGATGGACAGTTTCTGTACTGGTGATGATTGCCTTGGTTAGGTTGCTGTCTCCTGGATTTTAAAGGGCTGTAGATTCTTAAGCTCTACCCCTGAAGTCCCCTCCTCCTATATAGCCTTCCCCCACCCCTGCCCATCGCTGACGTAGGGACCAGTGGGTGTATGGGGGCAGTGATGGAAGTATGTGTgcgtggaagggggggggggggggggagggggattgaTGCGAAGGGTCAGAGGAAAACAAATGGTTTCAGTTAACCCCTTGACTAATGATGAGAGGTTTCACTCATCTGGCATACCTGGGCACCATCTGCTGCCAACCAATCATCCCACGTCCACATGAAGGTGTCTCTTTCTGGGGTCAGCACTTGCAGAAAGCAGAGAAAGCACAGTATGAGACCTCACAGCACCATGTCAGGGTTTGTCATCATCAGTGGTGAGGTAGACATTAGGATGGCTTTGGAATATATTCAAGTTATAATCACGTACCGTAATATAACCGTTTTGCGAAAAGGATAAatcaaaatatttgtattttttttcccccgcaacaaagcaaccctaCCCTAGCCACCTAGCAACCAAGGCCAGAGTTGTTAACCCGTCAGTTTAACTCCAGTCATTCTCCTTCAGCTCCGACCGACAGCTACAGATTACTATTGAACTGTCTGACACTTAGGTAAGCATCTAATGTTCACACCAACACTAGCACACTGGGAAACAATGACCATTCAGTCTGAAATGACCAGCAAggaaccacacacagcacagaggcctATTAActgaatgttttttgtttttaaatcgATTTTAGTTTCAGTTTTAAGTACATTTTGAAGTTAATTTGCCATTTGTAACAACTACAAGTAGGATTAGAATGAGAAAGTTAGAAAGATGGTTGCAGTGTGAAACTATTTGAAACATGACAATGTTAATTATTCATTGTGAAATTCTTTGATCTTTACACTTCAGCTGTGTGTGGTTCTGACTCATTGACTGTTCATGGCACCATGggttcacacacaaactctgaaTTGGTGTATGGAACCTGTCAAGGGAGAATCCAGTATGTACGGCCCACGTCCTTCAAGGATATTTCTTCAAGGATTTCACTCAAACTCATAAATTGTAAGTTATCCAAGTTTTTTTTTCAGATTGAATTAGTTTGTGAGGTTGGAAGCGAGACTTGATACCCCCGTTTTGCTATAGAGGACCtctggggaaacacacacatcggCTCGCATTCGCTCCACTGCGCATCTTTGATATGCATGCCAACAGGTCCTAAATGGATTCCCTTTGCGCTCAATCTGTCTGGAATTTGGACCGTTCTTTTTGGGGCGCACAAGGCCCAAAGCCACCCAAAGATTAACTTGTGTTAAAATGAGAGTCCCCCGAGGTAGAATCATGATGCGGTGTGTTTGAAGAATTTACATCAACTGACCTTTGCATCAAGTGTAAGCAGTGAGCACCGCAAGAGACTTCAAAAGGCACCCTGGGAAGTTCCTCCCTAGATTTGGTTGAAACGTGGTGCCCTCATAACGTCTTTTATCCGTGCTCTGCCTCCAGCACCACTTTGCCTGCCTTTTCTAGAACCTAGAtgtgcacacacccacaaacaccttCATAGCCACAACAATTATTTTCTCATCGGCTCGATTGGGACAAAGTAAAAGGCTTAATGTGCTAATCCCTTGGACAGgcagttttatttttattttatgtaagtTTATTTAAAAGTATAGGCTTAGGGAAGCTTGTTTTGGGGAAAAGTACAAGAATATATAGATTTAGAATGAGTCAATATAGTGAAACTTATTAGCACCAGTGCGCATTAAAAGTGATATAAAAGTGCAAATTATTTTTTATGATTAGAACATGGAGGAATATTATGTATATGAATGTTTGAAAGAAAATAGACAAATGTATTATGTTAAAAATTCTACATTAAATTTGTTCTAGAATTACCCATGCCTGTTAGATGATTTTCAAGTTTCAGTGCACTTTGCATATCCACCCATTCAAGAGCCAAATCTTGGACTGTTCCATCGTAAACACTACTAAGGAAACTTGTTTCACtgttttgattcaactgtatgtgtttgtaaacAGAGAATGCCCTCTTGTGACTCAGAGCTGTAACAGCACAGAGCCACCACTGTGGTTTGACAGTGTGCCAAGACTTTCAATTACATTTCATTTCCCGATGTTGGCAGTAAGATTATCACGTTCTGTCAAGTTGCGCTGTTATCATTCCAATCAGGCAGATTTGTTTGAATAAGTGTTGTGTAGGCGAAGTCATATTGGTAGCTAGTCACATCACAACACAAACCATAAGTGTGGATTAAGCGTATTGCATCATCCCTTTGGAGAGTGACGAATGAGTCTTGTAACCAGTTCAGTTAACAGATTTATTATACCTCATAAttcttataaaaacatgatcTCATTGCCCATGTTGAACACCATTTCTCTTGACAAGATTAAATGTGCATGAAGAAGTGATACATACCCAAAGGAAATCCATACAGGCAGTAGTTTACAACAGCTATATTTTTAACAAATGTCCTGAAAATAAAGGcattgtttaaaaaataataaaaccagggaaaggggagggggtctCTATGCTACCTCAACAACTGGAGTACCGTTTTCGAATACAAGGTTGGCCTTTCAGAAATTAATAAAAAAGTGCCAACCTACCCATTTATTTCCCAACCCTACTATTACAAGTATTAATGCATAATTAATTCATTAGCAATTACTTGGTGACAATTCCTTTGTCATAACACCCATACTACAACCGTTTCTAAAAAGTAACAGCAATTGTTTACAGGATCAATACCAAACTATTACCGGATTGTGAAATAAATGTGTCGTGTCCAACCAGTTTAAATGTGCAGTATATCTAATAATTCATTAATCTACATAACGCAATCATTCCAAGTCAGTAATCTGACATAGAGGAAGCAAACCAAAAGTTGAAGAAGGAGGCGCTCTTTGGGTTTATGTTATTGTACTTAATACTTAATcatttcaattttaaaacatttgagtctgccagccagccaggctagAATACACCTCCACGCATGTTTCAGAAAAGGACAAAATAACCTTTTCTGAGGCACTATcgggtttgttttcaaatgtttcgTTCTGATGTACAGGTGTGAGACGGATGATGAGATCTCACCCCTCGAGCCAGGATGAAGAGTAGAGAAAACTAATCAGAAAGCAAAGATTCTTACATGTTAGGTTGAGGTAATCTTGTACCATTATGAGCAGGTCCTACCCTTAATAATAAACATATTATCATTACTAATAATAATGATGTGTTAGTAAAACCTATATCCCAATGTAATAATATTTGATTGGCCCTCCACTCCCACAACACCTTGCTGGTATCCACAAGATGCAAGATAAGTGGAGGAAACATGTAATAAAACAACAGTTAAtccctcccaaccccccccaaaaaaacaaataaatacacaaagTGAATAAGACTGGAGGGAAGCGCTGGAAGGAATAATACTGTGTCTAAGGAGGCCCAGTGTTCCCCACCCAGGGCCCACCACCCCCTAGTCTTCACAcggtcccctcctcctcctcctccctcaccacggAGCCAGAAGGTGTCGTCAGTGTTCAGGAGAGGCCACTGTGGAGTGAGGTGTTGGTTGCTTCTGTTGCCAGAGGGAGGGCCGGGTCAAGAAGCAGCAGTTCTTCCGCAGTCGACTCACGCGTCACTCAGTACctgaaacaagaaacaggaGGATGGTCAGAccgcacacacagcaacatacaAAGACAATCTAAATTATAATACtattgtacatttgtatttttatttatttattgtattaCCTTCCTAGCGAACTCTGGGAGGATGAAGGATGCTTTGTGGATCTCTGGGTTGTAGTATCTAAGGCTCATGCTCTCTACCTCGTCCTGTGGCAGTGTTCTGGCAGGTTCTCGGAAATTAGTTTCCTTTAATAAAAGGTAAAAAAACCTTAGAAATAAATAACTTGCAAGATTATTCTTCGATACGACTGGCATCAAGTGATTGACTAACTGTCACATCATGATCATTCTAAACACGCCTTTTAGAACGTATACTCATAAAACGTGTATATTTTTGTAAAAATgctacattatataattatgaaCATTTCTACATGTATGCTAACTGGCTAAAAGCTGTGGAGATAATGTAAAACCAAACAGTATAACACAAAATAATGAGTTGTCATCTATCTAACGCACAGCGTTTTTACTGCACAGCATGAAGCCAATCTGCCCGCTGGGGTAGGTGGGAATGGTGCAGTAGGCATAGTCCACCATGGGGAATAGGGTCCTGCAGAAGGTCCTCATCTCTTTTAGCAGCTCCAAATGGAGCCATTGACACTCTCCTGTTTGaaacgagagaggagagatagagaagaggaATGCACGTCAGCTGctggtggagctgctggaggagaggagggagtggaggaggagggagtggtggaggaggagggattgctggaggaggaggggggagtggtggaggaggaggaggagggagtggtggaggagggagtggtggaggaggaggaggagggagtggtggaggaggaggaggagggagtgttggaggaggaggaggagtggtggaggaggagaagggagtggtggaggaggaggagggagtgttggtggaggaggagggggtggtgaaggaggaggaggaggagggggtggtggaggaggaggagggagtgttggtggaggagggagtgttggtggaggatgaggagggagtgttggaggaggaggagggagtggtggaggaggagggagtgttggaggagggagtggtggaggaggaggagggagtgttggaggaggagggagtggtggaggaggaggagggagttttggaggaggagggagtggtggaggaggaggagggagtgttggaggaggaggaggaggagggggtggtagaggagggagtgttggaggaggaggagggagtgttggaggagggagtgttggaggaggagggagtgttggaggaggagagtgaagagGAAAGGGTGGGCCCCTTCCTTCTCCATTAAAACATTCCACACATCAGTGCTCGCATAGCTCAGAATTAATATGCCGACGTGTCATCGCCATGATTAATCTCAACCCAGTCAGACGTCATCTTAAAAATATCTTTAACAGTGGCTGTCCATCATGAGTAAACTAGCTAGCTCCCAGCTAGCATTAATTACAACCCATGggcggagtggggggggggggggggggagggcttcTGGACCTGGAGCCCCTattgttttctcaaaagcccagAATCTTTTAGGTTAAAACTAGAAAAAGGTGCTttttctgaagaaaatgtgtgtttgctgaaagcTGTTGAAACTTTTTTATAGCTTCATGGTTTAAGAAGTTTTAAAATCTTAAAAAGGTATCTGAAATAACATTGAGTATTCAGTAGGGAAGTATatctgtcaaaatctttcaatCTTGATATTTTCTTACTGTTGAAGAGCATCTTTCCTTGATTCTAAagctttaaatgttttaaaagatTGAGACCATTTTGACACCATTTAATGTCAATAGAGAAAGTTCTCATGCACCTTTCCTCAGTGTGTAGACATGTACAGTCATGCTCTAATGTCACAGCACTAAACAATGCAACATAGAGCCAAACAACGTTCTGTGTCAAGAAGACACCAGTGCAGTGGGtcttaaccctgtcctcagggaacccctgttgttagtttcctccaggatcacaatgactcttattgagtgacttgttgctcttgtaggttagttatagcgaagttaagtcttgtactcactgtgaaatattttactattgattgttcttctacaggtacagtcctgtacttttttgtggttcatgttgttttaatttgtaacttgtataactgcatgctcttatgggtcttcccttttggcacttgtttagttttttcacaatgtatgcttcatgttttggctgcttgcaatgtttgggactacctcgttgttatgatcagtgacctatgctcttttgtaaagctctctcttggaagtcgctttggataaaagcgtctgctaaatgcataaatgtaaaatgtaaatcccTGTCCTgaatgtttgagatgtttgcctgctccaacacacctgattcaaatacatGGGTCGTtgtctagctctgtagaagcctggtaacgaacatgcatttgaatcaggtgtgttggagccaagaaacatctaaaacatgcaggacaggttcCCTCAGGGCAGGGTTAAGAAGCACTGCACCAGTGCTTTACTTTCAAAATACTAGCATGGAATGTTGTCTCAAGTGCAGACAAGTCAAACTATGCACACTTGGGTACAGATGTGGGATCCTAGTCATTCAAGATGGCTTCAAATGAAACAAGACTTTGTTTGGTTCATTAAGGTCGGAATTGAGATTTGCAGCAAGGTTGAATTTCTCAAATAATAATAGGGCATACAATTTatggattagggttagggttagggttagggcaactcccacctccgggagagcttcgatcatgtctcggggggggccggggacattgagtccgaatgggccatgttccgggcctccattgttgaagcggctgaccggagctgcggccgcagggcggtcggtgcatgtcgcggcggtaaccctcggacccggtggtggactccggaggtgagggatgccgtcaagctgaagaaggaggcctatcggactttattggctggtaggactccagaggcagctgatgtgtaccggcaggccaagcggaacgcggctttggcggtcgcggaggcaaaaacccgggcatgggaggagttcggcgaggccatggagaatgacttccgaacggcttcaaaaaggttctggaccaccatccggcggctcaggagggggaagcagtgctctgtcaacactgtatacggtggggatggtgcgctgctgacctcgacgggggacgtcctggatcggtggaaggaatacttcgaagacctccttaattccaccaacacgctttccgacgtggaggcagagtctggggacatcggggggggcccttctatctctggggctgaggtcgccgaggtggttgaaaagctccgcggtggcagggcccctggggtggatgaggtccgcccggagttccttaaggctctggatgttgtagggctgtcttggttgacacgactctgcaacatcgcgtggacatcggggacagtgcctctggactggcagaccggggtggtggttcccctctttaaaaagggggaccggagggtgtgctccaactttagggggatcacactcctcagcctccctgggaaagtctattcaggggtcctggagaggagggtccgtcggattgtcgaacctcggattcaggaggagcaatgtggttttcgtcctggccgtggaacagtggaccagctttataccctccgcggagtcctggagggtacatgggagttcgcccaaccagtctacacatgttttgtggatttggaaaaggcgttcgaccgtgtccctcgggggctcatgtggggggtgctccgagagtacggggtaccggatttcctgatcggggctgtccggtccctgtacgaccggtgccagagtttggtccgcattgccggtagtaagtcgaacttgtttccggtgagggttggactccgccagggctgccctatgtcaccgattctgttcattacctatatggacagaatttctaggcgcagccagggtgttgagggggtccggtttggtgacctcaggatcgggtcgctgctttttgcggatgatgtggtcctgttggcttcatcgggccgtgaccttcagctctcactggagcggttcgcaaccgaatgtgaagcggctgggatgcgaatcagcacctccaaatctgaggccatggtaatcgaccggaaaagggtggagtgccatctccgggtcggggaggagatcctgaaccaagcggaggagttcaagtatctcggggtcttgttcacgagtgagggaagaatggagcgcgaggtcgacaggcggatcggtgcggcgtccgcagtgatgcgggctctgcatcggtccgtcgtggtgaagaaggagctgagtcgaaaggcgaagctctctatttaccagtcgatctacgttcctaccctcacctatggtcacgaactatgggtagtgaccgaaagaacgagatcgcgaatacaagcggccgaaatgagctttctccgtagggtgtccgggctctcccttagagatagggtgagaagctcggtcatccgggaggggctcagagtagaaccgctgctcctccgcgtcgagaggagccagctgaggtggctcgggcatctgattaggatgcctcctggacgcctccctggtgaggtgttccgggcacgtcccactgggaagaggccccggggaagacccaggacacgctggagggactatgtctctcagctggcctgggaacgccttggggtcccccaggaagagctggcggaagtggccggggggagggaagtctgggcctccctgcttaggtcgctgcccccgcgacccgatccccggacaagcggcagatgacgacgacgacgacgacgacgacgacgatgacaATTTATGGATTAAATCATTTTTCTGTACTCACAAAGTTGTGtatattgcatttacatttagtcatttggcagacgctcttatccagagcgacttacagtaagtacagggacattcccccgaggcaagtagggtgaagtgccttgcccaaggacacaacgtcatttggcttggccgggaatcgaactggcgaccttcagattactagcccgattccctaaccgctcagccacctgactccctatctgGTCCCATATTGAACTGCACAGAATAACAatgagtccaacgtaatgtttatattacattAAGCTCACAAAGCAGTATTTTGCGCTCTaattaatgcaaaaaaaaaaaaatgtgttccaAGCCCACTAGCACTAGTTCACATTGAAATTCTGACATTGATTTATGCCCCACAACTGTATGGATTAGCTTTGTCTAAACGCATTATGTTTATGTAATGCAATCTGCATCACCTTGGCAGCAAAGAATTCCACCGTCCCGCAAGGCTGTCTTCATCAGTTGATAGTACGACTCTTTGAACAAACTTTCTGCAGGCCCTGTGACAAACAAAACTCTGTGAGCAGATCATTTCAGAGTGGTAAAGGAGAACAGTATTTTCCAACAAGAAAATATAGATAATTCCTCTTGACAAGGACACCAATCATGTATTTCTTGTCAGAGATGACTTCAATTGATGAACAAAAAGGCTTTACCAACAGGATCAGAAGAGTCAGTTATAATGACATCAAAAGCATCCTGGTTCTGCTTCATGAACTCAAAGCCGTCACCGACGTTCAGCGTGAGTTTAGGACTGAAGAAACCCTTCGCCATGCCTGGAAGGTACTTCTTAGAAACGTTGATGACATCCTAGAGGACACAGTTGACAACCGACATGTTGGAGCATGAGAAACCCAGTCTTCTTGAAATGTGATCACGATTTTGACAGTTTAGAAATATTGGCACCTACCTCATCTATCTCACATTGAATCACTGACTCCACCTGGGTGTGTTTAACCACTTCTCTCAGAACTCCACCATCACCTCCACCGATAATCAGtacctacacgcacacaaaacatttttaaCATTAGGATTACACAGCACATTATCTGGAAAAGCCTCATTCCCAAGGGATTTTGACTAGATTCCATGAGAATCAACGATAatagccgggtttcccagattcgttaagaagctcttaacgctaagatcttcttaagaacgttctaagagcgttctagagcgcccttagaatgttcttaagacgctcttagcgttaagagcttcttaacgaatctaggaaacccggccaataagATTACTTAAGAAGATACCTTCTTTGGACATGGGTGGCTACAGAGTGGTAGGTTGGCAATCATTTCCTGGTAGGCAAACTCGTCTCTCTCTGTACATTGAATAATCCCATCAAGTACGAGGACATTGCCATAGGTCTTACTGCAAATACAcaatattaaatcaattgacAGATTGTAAATGGTAGACTAGCTAATCATAGCTTTCAAGATTAAATAAACAAGTAGTTTGTTATTACACGCGGCGTTAAGGAATATATTAATTATGATATTACATGAATTGAAGAACTGATTTACTGGAAGATAAAAaattacatacacatacagcaaGCTAGCGGTGGGTTATacataaactgtgtgtgtgtggagggggggtctgATTTGCATTTAACTCTGTACAACTCGAGATAACTATCATCTCGGCAGACATCTTCCCTCAGTATCCCTTTACTTCTCAGTGTGAGAAATAGTTGAAATGCGTGACAAATACAAGGTGTGTGAGATCGTGAGAAATGGCTGGAATGCGTGAGCTTGAGAGCTCCGTAGTGACAGTCAACTGAGTTTACTATATAACTGAGCTAATTAGTTATCTAGTAAGAAGCCACGAAGCAGCTGTTACTAGAGCTAGCTAGGAGCCTTCAAAAGTGAAGCTGAATTCAACAAAGCTAATAAGCTAGTTAGCAAGGAAGCCATCTACCAAGTGACGTAAACACCTTTCTAAGAACTAAATTAGCGAGCTAATGAAACAGATTAAGTTATGTCCGGCCAGACAGATCGCTCACTTAAAGAGCACTCTAGCTCGTTTACTGACCTCTTGAAAACCATGACATCTTGAAATTGAGATTTTTTGTGGTAGAGCACCTCTTCCACTTCGAGACTCATCGCTTGCCCCGGCCATAGCGTGCACGTTTCAGTGAACCATCCATCTTTAATGCTGTCCATTACCGAGGAGTGACAAATGTATGTAACAGTATTATATCATTAAAAACACAGATAATTTCAGAAGTtgcattagctagctagctgactggCAGCAACACAGCTGGCTAGCTGATGCGAGGGCTTGATGGTGACTACAGACACGTTGAGCGTCTTCTTTCTTTCAACCTAACTCGACTGCTCATTATAGCGAATGAAATAACACTGACGTCAAAAGACGATCCACATCGACCAATGTAATTGCATGGAAGGTGGGTCCAAAAGATGTTTGTTAGACTCCAGACCTGTCCTGGTGCCCACGTGAAAGTGTCAGTTCTCTGGTTGTGTGCAAGAAATCTGTGCTCACGACTTTCATTGACAACTTCGGTCTTTGATTTTTTTTGGGTGGCACGGTCGTGTGTACGTATCAGTCATCATTTTGcttttttattatatattttttataataattaCAAAAAAGCCACATTTTCTAAAAATAATTTTAATAAGCAGGTTACGTCAATTCTTCCCGTTACAGAAAAACGGTATGCACCAGATCcacaaaagcaaaacaaaacattttcaactttc of the Hypomesus transpacificus isolate Combined female chromosome 18, fHypTra1, whole genome shotgun sequence genome contains:
- the srm gene encoding spermidine synthase — encoded protein: MDSIKDGWFTETCTLWPGQAMSLEVEEVLYHKKSQFQDVMVFKSKTYGNVLVLDGIIQCTERDEFAYQEMIANLPLCSHPCPKKVLIIGGGDGGVLREVVKHTQVESVIQCEIDEDVINVSKKYLPGMAKGFFSPKLTLNVGDGFEFMKQNQDAFDVIITDSSDPVGPAESLFKESYYQLMKTALRDGGILCCQGECQWLHLELLKEMRTFCRTLFPMVDYAYCTIPTYPSGQIGFMLCSKNAETNFREPARTLPQDEVESMSLRYYNPEIHKASFILPEFARKVLSDA
- the sst7 gene encoding cortistatin encodes the protein MWTWDDWLAADGAQCVSAVRILLPLSMQLLVVLVALMGVLYSARAAAVLPVEERSPIQANRELSTERKQLILKLVSGLLDGASDSNMLPGDGSPLDLEEPLESRLEERAVYNRLSQLPQRDRKAPCKNFFWKTFTSC